In Massilia forsythiae, one DNA window encodes the following:
- a CDS encoding NUDIX hydrolase, translated as MNKTVADSMAISCGTLVLDDRARLLLCHVTGTGRWDIPKGLMDAGESTLQAAVRELYEETGLAFDPERFVDLGRYAYRRDKALHLYRVDAGAALANLDHLVCRSFFPHHVTGKPTPETDGFMWATRAEAARLCWPRMAARLSALDW; from the coding sequence ATGAACAAGACCGTTGCCGACAGCATGGCGATCTCCTGCGGCACCCTGGTGCTGGACGACCGCGCTCGCCTGCTGCTGTGCCACGTCACCGGCACCGGGCGCTGGGACATCCCCAAGGGCCTGATGGATGCAGGCGAGAGCACGCTGCAGGCGGCGGTGCGCGAACTGTACGAGGAAACCGGGCTGGCCTTCGACCCGGAGCGCTTCGTCGACCTCGGCCGCTACGCGTACCGCAGGGACAAGGCGCTGCACCTGTACCGGGTCGATGCCGGCGCCGCCCTGGCGAACCTGGACCACCTGGTCTGCCGCAGCTTCTTCCCGCACCACGTGACCGGCAAGCCGACGCCGGAGACCGACGGCTTCATGTGGGCCACGCGCGCCGAGGCGGCCAGGTTGTGCTGGCCGCGCATGGCGGCGCGCCTGTCAGCGCTGGACTGGTGA
- a CDS encoding ATP-binding protein — MSTLGHGRILFLCDRAAPDPAVGAVAAELGCELVRAHSLDAALRHAEASPFALVLAGYSGDAAAMFRSVRALRACLPQTPLIVHGIPRDPPFTLESVYEAGALALLHDPVSAPILKSKAGFFLDSYHNAAARRRTAVALEETRARLEATIANADVALWTWDVRHDRVGADARMAELFGLDPARREGAPLALVFAAVHPSDRTSAQALLQRALESGAPYEATFRVRRAGGDWRWVLARGRFEGAAGGPSRLNAVAIDVTLRKQAEERLQASEERYRTLFDSLDTGVCVIEMLYDAGGRPYDYRFLETNPAFGLHSGLSDVVGKTMLALNPQHEAHWFETYGRVAASGEPVRFVDHAAGLDDRWFDVYATRVGAAGSHKVVVLFTDISARRRNEEQLRRLADDLAEQDRLKTEFLATLAHELRNPLAPIRSGLQLMRRTQSDPATLARVQDIMDRQLDQLVHLVDDLLDVARITRGQVELKPGPVDLGELLQAAVETSMPLIEAARHRLDVRLPGEALPLFADRTRITQVVSNLLNNAAKYTPRGGSIVLSAERDGDQAVIAVADDGIGIPAESLDDVFKMFTQVPEHARQAPGGLGIGLSLVRSLLQLHGGSISAASGGHNAGSVFTVRLPLAGAPGVAAAGLAGATGPAPPSPGRRLLVVDDNRDAAETLSALLATMGHEVAVANDGVQALRMMAGLRPQVVFLDIGMPGMSGYEVARAVREDPALDGVRLVALTGWGGEADRTRTGEAGFDRHLTKPATLDALSAALAALAAPPSPVQR; from the coding sequence ATGAGCACTCTCGGCCATGGCCGCATCCTGTTCCTGTGCGATCGCGCGGCGCCCGATCCGGCGGTGGGCGCCGTCGCCGCGGAACTCGGCTGCGAGCTGGTGCGCGCGCACAGCCTCGACGCTGCCCTGCGCCATGCTGAGGCCTCGCCCTTCGCCCTGGTGCTGGCCGGCTATTCGGGCGACGCCGCCGCCATGTTCCGCAGCGTGCGCGCCTTGCGCGCCTGCCTGCCGCAGACGCCGCTGATCGTGCACGGCATTCCGCGCGACCCGCCGTTCACGCTGGAATCCGTGTACGAGGCCGGTGCGCTGGCGCTGCTGCACGATCCGGTGTCGGCGCCCATTTTGAAATCCAAGGCCGGCTTCTTTCTCGACAGTTACCACAACGCCGCCGCCCGCCGCCGCACCGCCGTCGCGCTCGAGGAAACCCGGGCGCGCCTGGAAGCGACCATCGCCAACGCCGACGTCGCGCTGTGGACCTGGGACGTGCGCCACGACCGCGTCGGCGCCGATGCCCGCATGGCCGAATTGTTCGGACTCGATCCGGCCCGGCGCGAGGGCGCGCCGCTGGCACTGGTCTTCGCCGCCGTGCACCCGTCCGACCGCACGTCCGCACAGGCGCTGCTGCAGCGCGCGCTGGAAAGCGGCGCCCCGTACGAAGCCACGTTCCGGGTACGCCGCGCCGGCGGCGACTGGCGCTGGGTGCTGGCGCGCGGCCGTTTCGAAGGCGCCGCCGGCGGCCCGTCGCGCCTGAACGCGGTGGCGATCGACGTCACCCTGCGCAAGCAGGCCGAGGAGCGCCTGCAGGCCAGCGAGGAACGCTACCGCACGCTGTTCGATTCGCTCGACACCGGCGTGTGCGTGATCGAGATGCTGTACGACGCCGGCGGCCGTCCGTACGACTACCGTTTCCTCGAGACCAACCCGGCCTTCGGCCTGCACAGCGGCCTGTCCGACGTGGTCGGCAAGACCATGCTGGCGCTGAACCCGCAGCACGAAGCGCACTGGTTCGAGACCTACGGCCGCGTCGCCGCCAGCGGCGAGCCGGTGCGCTTCGTCGACCATGCCGCCGGGCTGGACGACCGCTGGTTCGACGTGTACGCGACCCGGGTCGGCGCGGCCGGCAGCCACAAGGTGGTGGTGCTGTTCACCGACATCAGCGCGCGCCGCCGCAACGAGGAGCAGTTGCGGCGCCTGGCCGACGACCTGGCCGAGCAGGACCGCCTGAAGACCGAATTCCTGGCCACGCTGGCGCACGAGCTGCGCAATCCGCTGGCGCCGATCCGCAGCGGCCTGCAGCTGATGCGGCGCACCCAGTCCGATCCGGCCACGCTGGCGCGCGTGCAGGACATCATGGACCGCCAGCTCGACCAGCTGGTGCACCTGGTGGACGACCTGCTCGACGTCGCCCGCATCACGCGCGGCCAGGTCGAGCTCAAGCCCGGCCCGGTCGACCTGGGCGAGCTGCTGCAGGCGGCGGTGGAAACCAGCATGCCGCTGATCGAGGCGGCGCGCCACCGGCTCGATGTACGCCTGCCGGGCGAGGCGCTGCCGTTGTTCGCCGACCGCACCCGCATCACGCAGGTGGTCAGCAACCTGCTCAACAACGCCGCCAAGTACACGCCGCGCGGCGGCTCGATCGTGCTGAGCGCCGAGCGCGACGGCGACCAGGCGGTGATCGCCGTGGCCGACGACGGCATCGGCATCCCGGCGGAGTCGCTCGACGACGTCTTCAAGATGTTCACGCAGGTGCCGGAGCATGCGCGCCAGGCGCCCGGCGGGCTCGGCATCGGCCTGTCGCTGGTGCGCAGCCTGCTGCAGCTGCATGGCGGCAGCATCAGCGCCGCCAGCGGCGGGCACAACGCGGGCAGCGTGTTCACCGTGCGGCTGCCGCTGGCCGGCGCGCCCGGCGTTGCCGCCGCCGGCCTTGCGGGCGCGACCGGCCCGGCGCCGCCCTCCCCCGGCCGGCGCCTGCTGGTGGTGGACGACAACCGCGACGCCGCCGAGACCCTGTCGGCCCTGCTCGCCACCATGGGCCACGAGGTGGCGGTGGCCAACGACGGCGTGCAGGCGCTGCGCATGATGGCGGGCTTGCGGCCGCAGGTGGTGTTCCTCGACATCGGCATGCCCGGCATGTCCGGCTACGAGGTCGCGCGCGCGGTGCGCGAAGACCCGGCGCTGGACGGGGTGCGCCTGGTGGCGCTCACCGGCTGGGGCGGCGAGGCCGACCGCACCCGTACCGGAGAAGCCGGCTTCGACCGTCACCTGACCAAGCCGGCCACGCTGGACGCGTTGAGCGCGGCGCTGGCCGCGCTGGCGGCGCCGCCGTCACCAGTCCAGCGCTGA
- a CDS encoding phytanoyl-CoA dioxygenase family protein — protein sequence MDMQDGRGGMDEAAIMGGLYGDGIVACKGAFAAPWVARLKQDIETLFAEAQRRPGGALERGPCRYYVEVHPERLSGFVDIVTHPWVTAVCRSVLGADYKIVEAGFDIPFPGAMHQPWHRDFAAPPETLAGRRLNSLAFNITTVDVTEEIGPFEIAPGTQWDDLAGGDPMFPAPALYPRYEARAQRKLPQVGDISARSALAIHRGTANRSSQSRPVFVLGVDAPDGRNAEKHDLQVTQGYWDGLPDEVRRHLRCRIVPELETIEQAHAIEGLRMGIAAP from the coding sequence ATGGACATGCAGGACGGACGCGGCGGCATGGACGAAGCCGCCATCATGGGCGGCCTGTACGGCGACGGCATCGTCGCCTGCAAGGGCGCCTTCGCCGCGCCGTGGGTGGCGCGCCTGAAGCAGGACATCGAGACCCTGTTCGCCGAGGCGCAGCGGCGCCCCGGCGGCGCCCTCGAGCGCGGGCCGTGCCGCTATTACGTCGAGGTGCATCCGGAACGGCTGTCCGGCTTCGTCGACATCGTCACGCATCCGTGGGTGACGGCGGTGTGCCGCAGCGTGCTCGGGGCGGACTACAAGATCGTCGAGGCCGGCTTCGACATCCCGTTCCCGGGCGCCATGCACCAGCCCTGGCACCGCGACTTCGCGGCGCCGCCGGAAACCCTGGCGGGGCGGCGCCTGAACTCGCTCGCCTTCAACATCACCACGGTGGACGTGACCGAGGAGATCGGCCCGTTCGAGATCGCGCCCGGCACGCAGTGGGACGACCTGGCCGGCGGCGATCCGATGTTCCCGGCGCCCGCGCTGTATCCGCGCTACGAGGCGCGCGCCCAGCGCAAGCTGCCGCAGGTGGGCGACATCTCGGCGCGCTCGGCGCTGGCGATCCACCGCGGCACCGCCAACCGTTCCAGCCAGTCGCGCCCGGTGTTCGTACTGGGCGTGGATGCGCCGGACGGGCGCAACGCCGAAAAGCACGATTTGCAGGTCACGCAGGGGTATTGGGACGGCTTGCCGGACGAGGTGCGGCGCCACCTGCGCTGCCGTATCGTCCCGGAACTGGAAACGATCGAGCAGGCCCATGCCATCGAGGGCCTGCGCATGGGCATCGCCGCGCCGTGA
- a CDS encoding DNA/RNA non-specific endonuclease gives MFQKFFTGAILATGLLAGAGAQAQLFERLKSAVQAHVQAQAPAQDRSCAGHYMGGREPQIVNPKLAASTRELCFNVFGVMHSGVTRTPLWSAEHLRADNVAAAQDLSRENSFHAETRLPAGQRAELADYARSGYDRGHMAPNGDMPDRPSQRDSFSLANIVPQNGENNRNQWAAIEGAVRAMAKREGDLYVITGPAFLGANLSKIGQVLVPTHLYKVVYSPRQKAGAAWFVENRADAKPTVIPITELERIVGINFLPALGERDKERMLSLPKIRANGGRG, from the coding sequence ATGTTCCAGAAGTTTTTTACTGGCGCCATCCTGGCGACCGGGCTGCTGGCCGGCGCCGGCGCCCAGGCCCAGCTGTTCGAGCGCCTCAAATCCGCCGTCCAGGCGCACGTGCAGGCCCAGGCGCCGGCCCAGGACCGCTCCTGCGCCGGCCATTACATGGGCGGCCGCGAGCCGCAGATCGTCAATCCGAAACTGGCCGCTTCGACCCGTGAATTGTGCTTCAACGTGTTCGGCGTGATGCACTCGGGCGTGACGCGCACGCCGCTGTGGTCGGCCGAGCACCTGCGCGCCGACAACGTGGCGGCGGCCCAGGACTTGTCGCGCGAAAATTCCTTCCACGCCGAGACGCGCCTGCCGGCCGGCCAGCGCGCCGAGCTGGCGGATTACGCGCGCAGCGGCTACGACCGCGGCCACATGGCGCCCAACGGCGACATGCCGGACCGCCCCAGCCAGCGCGACAGCTTCAGCCTGGCCAACATCGTGCCCCAGAACGGCGAGAACAACCGCAACCAGTGGGCCGCGATCGAGGGCGCGGTGCGCGCCATGGCCAAGCGCGAAGGCGACCTGTACGTGATCACCGGCCCGGCCTTCCTGGGCGCCAACCTGAGCAAGATCGGCCAGGTGCTGGTGCCGACCCACCTGTACAAGGTGGTCTACAGCCCGCGCCAGAAGGCCGGGGCGGCCTGGTTCGTGGAAAACCGCGCCGACGCCAAGCCGACCGTGATTCCGATCACGGAACTCGAACGCATCGTCGGCATCAATTTCCTGCCCGCGCTGGGCGAGCGCG